A window from Cinclus cinclus chromosome 4, bCinCin1.1, whole genome shotgun sequence encodes these proteins:
- the YEATS4 gene encoding YEATS domain-containing protein 4 isoform X1 produces the protein MFKRMAEFGPDSGGRVKGVTIVKPIVYGNVARYFGKKREEDGHTHQWTVYVKPYRNEDMSAYVKKIQFKLHESYGNPLRVVTKPPYEITETGWGEFEIIIKIFFIDPNERPVTLYHLLKLFQSDTNAILGKKTVVSEFYDEMIFQDPTAMMQQLLTTSRQLTLGAYKHETEFADLEVKTREKLEAAKKKTSFEIAELKERLKASRETINCLKNEIRKLEEDDQSKDM, from the exons ATGTTCAAGAGAATGGCAGAGTTCGGGCCTGACTCCGGCGGCAGGGTGAAG GGCGTTACCATCGTGAAGCCGATCGTGTACGGGAACGTGGCGCGGTATTTCGGGAAGAAGCGGGAGGAGGATGGTCACACTCACCAGTGGACGGTGTACGTGAAGCCGTACCGGAACGAG GACATGTCTGCATATGTGAAAAAGATTCAATTCAAGTTGCATGAAAGCTATGGTAATCCTTTAAGAG TTGTTACCAAACCACCATATGAAATCACCGAAACAGGCTGGGGTGAATTTGAAATAATCATTAAGATATTTTTCATTGATCCAAATGAAAGACCT GTAACTTTATATCACTTGCTGAAGCTTTTTCAGTCGGATACCAATGCCATCCTGGGGAAGAAAACTGTAGTTTCTGAATTCTATGATGAAATG ATATTTCAAGATCCTACTGCAATGATGCAGCAGCTGTTAACAACATCACGTCAACTAACGCTAGGTGCTTATAAACATGAAACAGAGT TTGCAGATCTTGAAGTGAAAACCAGGGAGAAGCTTGAAGCTGCCAAAAAGAAGACTAGTTTTGAAATTGCTGAGCTTAAAGAAAGACTAAAAGCAAGTCGTGAAACCATCAACTGTTTAAAGAATGAAATCAGAAAACTTGAAGAGGATGATCAGTCTAAAGATATGTGA
- the YEATS4 gene encoding YEATS domain-containing protein 4 isoform X2, with amino-acid sequence MFKRMAEFGPDSGGRVKGVTIVKPIVYGNVARYFGKKREEDGHTHQWTVYVKPYRNEDMSAYVKKIQFKLHESYGNPLRVVTKPPYEITETGWGEFEIIIKIFFIDPNERPIFQDPTAMMQQLLTTSRQLTLGAYKHETEFADLEVKTREKLEAAKKKTSFEIAELKERLKASRETINCLKNEIRKLEEDDQSKDM; translated from the exons ATGTTCAAGAGAATGGCAGAGTTCGGGCCTGACTCCGGCGGCAGGGTGAAG GGCGTTACCATCGTGAAGCCGATCGTGTACGGGAACGTGGCGCGGTATTTCGGGAAGAAGCGGGAGGAGGATGGTCACACTCACCAGTGGACGGTGTACGTGAAGCCGTACCGGAACGAG GACATGTCTGCATATGTGAAAAAGATTCAATTCAAGTTGCATGAAAGCTATGGTAATCCTTTAAGAG TTGTTACCAAACCACCATATGAAATCACCGAAACAGGCTGGGGTGAATTTGAAATAATCATTAAGATATTTTTCATTGATCCAAATGAAAGACCT ATATTTCAAGATCCTACTGCAATGATGCAGCAGCTGTTAACAACATCACGTCAACTAACGCTAGGTGCTTATAAACATGAAACAGAGT TTGCAGATCTTGAAGTGAAAACCAGGGAGAAGCTTGAAGCTGCCAAAAAGAAGACTAGTTTTGAAATTGCTGAGCTTAAAGAAAGACTAAAAGCAAGTCGTGAAACCATCAACTGTTTAAAGAATGAAATCAGAAAACTTGAAGAGGATGATCAGTCTAAAGATATGTGA
- the YEATS4 gene encoding YEATS domain-containing protein 4 isoform X3 has protein sequence MFKRMAEFGPDSGGRVKGVTIVKPIVYGNVARYFGKKREEDGHTHQWTVYVKPYRNEVTLYHLLKLFQSDTNAILGKKTVVSEFYDEMIFQDPTAMMQQLLTTSRQLTLGAYKHETEFADLEVKTREKLEAAKKKTSFEIAELKERLKASRETINCLKNEIRKLEEDDQSKDM, from the exons ATGTTCAAGAGAATGGCAGAGTTCGGGCCTGACTCCGGCGGCAGGGTGAAG GGCGTTACCATCGTGAAGCCGATCGTGTACGGGAACGTGGCGCGGTATTTCGGGAAGAAGCGGGAGGAGGATGGTCACACTCACCAGTGGACGGTGTACGTGAAGCCGTACCGGAACGAG GTAACTTTATATCACTTGCTGAAGCTTTTTCAGTCGGATACCAATGCCATCCTGGGGAAGAAAACTGTAGTTTCTGAATTCTATGATGAAATG ATATTTCAAGATCCTACTGCAATGATGCAGCAGCTGTTAACAACATCACGTCAACTAACGCTAGGTGCTTATAAACATGAAACAGAGT TTGCAGATCTTGAAGTGAAAACCAGGGAGAAGCTTGAAGCTGCCAAAAAGAAGACTAGTTTTGAAATTGCTGAGCTTAAAGAAAGACTAAAAGCAAGTCGTGAAACCATCAACTGTTTAAAGAATGAAATCAGAAAACTTGAAGAGGATGATCAGTCTAAAGATATGTGA